The Bacteroidales bacterium genome window below encodes:
- a CDS encoding serine protease, with the protein MVSLYNNAWKACHSSICSISFLNGNNIEVVTISGFRAGDYLITHDMVNRLQKAEFVEIKFVKDDGHTVSAHERLTMHDFTERIITSYDQEVTGFSLISITDLAFGDIPPLKMAINRHINIGQSVALMGYQYDTPSLTIKSGIISTVIHRNGNRYLQFDGTTIWGNSGSPLIDLKTNEVLGVIGYKLDRKNKSYEKMMEISNSNIKMLEKAQGEFEVSGVDPIQVLIAWQKQILQLSAEIYKASGSGIGVAIDVKTIHHLLRESGIEL; encoded by the coding sequence GTCTATCTGTTCAATAAGTTTCCTGAACGGCAATAATATTGAAGTTGTCACCATCTCCGGTTTTAGGGCCGGTGATTACCTTATCACCCATGATATGGTAAACCGGCTGCAAAAAGCTGAATTCGTAGAAATAAAATTTGTCAAGGACGACGGTCATACTGTTTCTGCTCATGAACGTCTTACCATGCATGATTTCACCGAAAGGATCATTACTTCTTATGATCAGGAAGTAACCGGGTTCTCATTGATCTCAATTACCGATCTGGCATTTGGGGATATTCCTCCACTTAAAATGGCGATAAACAGGCATATCAACATAGGGCAGTCAGTGGCTTTGATGGGCTATCAATACGATACACCCAGTCTTACTATAAAGTCAGGAATTATTTCTACAGTGATTCACCGAAATGGGAATCGTTATCTGCAATTCGACGGGACTACGATCTGGGGAAATTCGGGTAGTCCGCTAATTGATCTTAAGACCAATGAAGTACTTGGAGTTATAGGCTATAAACTCGACCGGAAGAATAAATCGTACGAAAAAATGATGGAGATAAGCAACTCCAATATTAAAATGCTTGAAAAGGCGCAGGGAGAATTTGAGGTTTCCGGCGTCGATCCCATCCAGGTTCTCATTGCCTGGCAAAAACAAATACTTCAACTCTCCGCTGAAATCTACAAAGCTTCAGGCAGCGGCATTGGTGTGGCTATTGATGTAAAAACCATTCACCACCTTCTGAGGGAATCGGGGATTGAGTTGTGA
- a CDS encoding DUF5916 domain-containing protein, producing the protein LFYSEKRQFFTEGTELFERGGIFYSRRIGASPKFADRASDALAENEKVDYNPTETQLLNATKVSGRTGKGWGLGMLNAISLPSHAKLKDTLTGHTREVLIQPLTNYNVAVVDKSLKNNSYISFINSNVSMVNDPYRANVTATDFQFRNKKKTYAVSGKGGFSTRTNGEKENGYFATMEAEKNSGKVFFGVEQNIYSDHFNPNDLGYLRRNNEVTTQAYVNLNLNEPKWIYREIHANVWFEHERVYRPNAVAGNSVGFNFFTQFKNNYHFEYNFKLAGDFNDYYEPRVSGRYYTEPLYFENEIWLGTDYRKALQGSISFDFAKQPSTDQRYKQAHANVGFRLGRHFQFEYNPSFEKQINDRGFVDMTESNDTIYFARRDVKTFENVFGISYAINNKASLSFRARHYWSGATNHEFYRLKDDGTLVSDPSYTENQDQNFNAFNVDMVFRWIFSPGSELSLAWKNAIYNDGDYVISDYFKNLNNTWKSDQINSFSIRVLYYIDYNSLRRKK; encoded by the coding sequence AATTGTTTTATTCTGAGAAACGTCAATTTTTTACCGAAGGCACTGAATTGTTTGAACGAGGAGGAATATTTTATTCTAGAAGGATAGGTGCGTCTCCTAAATTTGCCGACAGGGCATCGGACGCTTTGGCTGAAAATGAAAAAGTGGATTATAATCCCACTGAAACCCAGTTGCTGAATGCAACCAAGGTATCAGGCCGCACCGGCAAAGGATGGGGACTTGGTATGCTGAATGCCATTTCACTGCCTTCTCATGCAAAACTTAAGGATACGCTAACCGGCCATACAAGGGAGGTGCTGATCCAGCCGCTTACCAACTACAACGTAGCCGTGGTGGATAAATCCCTTAAGAACAATTCATATATAAGCTTCATTAATTCGAATGTTTCAATGGTGAATGACCCTTACCGGGCCAATGTTACCGCAACCGATTTCCAGTTCAGAAATAAAAAGAAGACTTATGCGGTAAGCGGTAAAGGCGGGTTCAGCACACGAACCAATGGGGAAAAAGAGAACGGGTATTTTGCCACAATGGAGGCTGAAAAAAACAGCGGAAAAGTTTTTTTCGGCGTTGAACAGAATATTTATTCCGATCATTTCAATCCTAACGACCTGGGTTATTTAAGGCGGAATAACGAAGTTACAACCCAGGCTTATGTGAACCTGAACTTAAACGAACCAAAGTGGATTTACAGGGAAATTCATGCTAATGTATGGTTTGAGCATGAACGGGTGTACAGGCCAAATGCTGTGGCAGGAAATTCAGTCGGATTCAACTTTTTTACTCAGTTTAAGAACAACTATCATTTTGAATACAACTTCAAACTGGCCGGAGACTTTAACGATTATTACGAGCCAAGGGTTAGTGGCAGGTATTATACGGAACCACTATATTTTGAAAATGAGATCTGGCTTGGAACCGACTATCGTAAGGCCCTCCAGGGGAGTATTTCATTTGATTTTGCCAAACAGCCTTCAACTGATCAGCGATACAAACAGGCTCATGCCAACGTGGGATTCCGACTGGGACGGCATTTTCAGTTTGAATACAATCCTTCTTTTGAAAAGCAGATCAATGACAGGGGCTTCGTCGATATGACAGAAAGTAACGACACGATTTACTTTGCGCGCCGCGATGTGAAGACCTTTGAAAATGTATTCGGAATTTCCTATGCTATCAACAATAAGGCCTCATTAAGCTTCAGGGCCAGGCATTACTGGTCGGGTGCAACCAATCATGAATTTTACCGGCTGAAGGATGACGGCACACTTGTTTCTGATCCATCGTATACGGAAAACCAGGATCAGAATTTCAATGCTTTCAACGTAGATATGGTTTTCCGGTGGATTTTCTCACCCGGATCTGAACTTTCCCTTGCCTGGAAGAACGCTATTTACAACGACGGCGATTATGTGATCAGTGATTACTTCAAAAATCTCAACAATACATGGAAGTCGGATCAAATCAACAGTTTTTCAATCAGGGTATTGTATTATATTGATTATAACAGTCTGAGGAGGAAGAAGTAG